The following is a genomic window from Labeo rohita strain BAU-BD-2019 chromosome 15, IGBB_LRoh.1.0, whole genome shotgun sequence.
atGGGTGTTAAATAATGGCGCAAATAGCAGTAATTTGACAAGCGCAAACGTTAGTACGTTTTTTActactctcctcccataaattttgcatttaaaagttaaaactcctacaaatgcatattcaataaggtcaaGCACAAAAACAACTGTGTCCACGCCTTTTCAGCGCTAGTTCTATatcctgacagtactattttaacgCCAAAAAACGGTTTGCGCTggtgcaagctgttagtaaatcttaataaaattaagaaataattccATTACTTTCATGCCACACATCATATTCTTActcagtgaaaaatacattgcagatcACTGACAACATGCAGAGTAGGTTACTTTatgtatgaaacaaagtctcagctttgatattttgtcagaattttaaagaaattcaaacaataaataccattttgtggctctttaaagTGCCACAGCTCAAGCGGCAGgtgaaccgatcatctcttATACTCTTTACTGTTtcttatagcacaaaataaacatgaatcacattcagaaggtatcttgtttcaacctcagaataatgtcaatacacaccatttttcaatttaaagtCCACCGCATTAATCTATTCTCCTGTCTGGGAGAttctgcgttatgattggtcacgtcgtctgtcaatcaaactcccatCTATGGGTCAACAGAATTAAATACTGGAAATGACCGTTCCATTATTACCAACAAAATTGAACCAACAGTATCTCTAACGTGATTTTTACCTTTACTTAAAGCAACAAgccacccaaaaattaaaattctgttattatatattcatcatgttatttcaaaacaaaaagacaaatattttaGAAGGCTTTTGGAAGTCAACCGTCACCGAAATGTAtcaatgttcttcaaaatattgtcttttgtgttccacagaagaaagaaagtcatgcaggtttgaaatcaaaatgagggtgagtaaatgaaaataggaaaatttcatttttgtgtaaactatccctttaagaaagatGACCGCTTGCTCATCAAGACCCATAAACGCTCGGATGTTGTGGATGGTTACTAACGCACTCTGAATAGTTTTCAGCATGTAGCGtctaggatgttctgggtggctGTTACTCATCTTGAcagtttattttgcaataatgtcCAGCTGAATTTCAAATTAGCTTATCACTTACGGTAACATTTTTGCCTAAAGCCCTCATTCATTTTCATCATGCTATTGACTATTTAATGGATGAGTGCGAATAAAGTAATGCTGCTGGTGTTTCGTTTGGCTGGTTCCTCTCTCTGGGAGGGGCGTGTGAAGTCTGCCATGTGGCTGGTGCAGCTCAGCGCTGGTACTTGCTGTTCCCTCCTTTTTATCCTTTTCCCCCTGCCACGTTTTCCCAAAATCGGATGGTTTCTATGCATATGAGAATGAGAACTCTGAAAGCACTGgattagagaaaaaaagaagctgGGCACGGGCACCCACACTCATTCTCCTGCAGTATACAACATGCTACGTGTCTTGTTTCCAGGGTAACGGCGAGAAATATTTTGGCCGGCTAAAAAGTAAAGGGTCTGATAAGGCTCGGGAGAGGAGACGGAGAGGAAAAAGAGAAATGGGAGGGGTGATCAAGGACAATCAACGCAGTGGAGAGAAAACGAGGGACTTACGCGGCCCCAGAGGAACAGAGACGTGAACCCACATCCATTCTGATGCAATGGGAAAAGCTGCAAGCTTGTTAATCTGGCTATCTCACTTTAAATGGGACAATTTACACATCCTTGCTTTAACATAGTTCTTTAATCAAATAGTGCTATCAACACTCTAAATATTAGGGTTACAACAACTAATTAATAATGCTGGTGAAAACAGTAGACATTGTGTGACATTCGAATAAATATCAGCTCGCTGATAACCATCTGCTCTTGATAAACACCCGACAATGCAAGCAAAGCGTGTTTTAAAATCGCTTGGGCTTTATCCGGTTTTGATGTCAAAACCTAAACAAACTTTAGAATCATGTATTCAGTGTTTTGGCTTAAACATTTAGCCAGTTGTGAGCTTTACACAATTAAAGATAAGTGTTTAAGGCACTTGCGTGTCCTTAAATATTGTGAAGTTATTGAGCATAAACATCGCAAGGCTGTAAACACTCACTGATTAGACGGGTCTGTGCTTGGGCTTTTTATcgtaatatttatagtttacaCATTACTTGTACAAAATGTACCttatatatttgtgaccctggaccacaaaaccagtcataacggtcaatttttttgaaactgagatttgtacctcatctaaaagctgaagctttccattgatgtatggtttgttaggataggacaatacaaatattgagaaaatcacctttaaggttgtccaaatgacaaatagcaatgcatattactaatcaaaaattaagcataaaaaaaaaaaaaaaaaaaaaaaaaaaaactgacaacatGCTGAGAAACAAGACATAGCAGGTTACTTTgggtatgaaacaaagtgtcAGCTTTGACATTTTGtcagcatttttttaagaaattcaaacaataaataccaatTTGTGGCTCTTTAAAGTGCCACAGTTCAAGCGGCAGGTGAACCGATCATCTTTTACGCTTTACTAGTtattatagcacaaaataaacattaatcatTCAGAAGACGGGTCTGTGCTTGGGCtttgtattgtaatatttatagtttacaCATTGTACAAAATGTTCCTATATTTctcaccctggaccacaaaaccagtcataagggtctttttttttttttttcaaaagctgaagcaatgcatattactaatcaatcCTAATCATATCCTAATCatttggcataaaagataaATCGATCAtcttgacccatacaatgtttttttcggctattgctacaaatatacccgttatgactggttttgtgctccagggtcacatttatatatattttttatatcctTGTTTGAAAAAACGCATTTGTCAATGTGGAATAACATGCTGGTAATTGGTTGgtctatttacactaccattaaaaagtttggggtcagtaattaatacttttattcagcaaggacacattaatcagtagtgacagtaaagatatacatataatagctgttgaaaattcaactttgccacCACAGAAATAGAtaactcacccaaaaatgaaaattaccccatgatttactcaccctcaagccatcctaggagtttatgattttattctttcagatgaatacaatctgagttatattaaaaaatgccctGGCTCTTATAAGCTttacaatggcagtgaatggctgttgagattttgaattCCAATATAGTGcacccatccatcataaaaagtaaagaaattatgttttctgaggaaaacattttaggaacgttccccatatagtggacttatatggtgccttttcttttttcagaaaataaccgattgatttactagataagatccttcttccttggctgggttcatttagagccctttgaagctgcatttaaactgcattttggaagttcaaactcgcaagCTCCATGGAAGTCCActatgctttcctcaaaaaaaaaaaataataaaataaaataaaaataataataataatttctttacgactgaagaaagaaagaaagacagacatgaacatcttggatgacaagggggtgagtaaattatctgttattttttgttctggaagtgaatttctcctttaaccccctggagctctgtggagtactttttatgatggatggatgcactttattagacttcaaaatctcaacatctattcactgccattatagtttggaaaagccaaaacatttttaatattactctaattgtatttttctgaaagaagaaagacatatACATCTAGAATGGCTTCAGGGTAtttaaatcatggggtaattttaatttttgggtgaaccatctctttaaaatacaaaacagttcttgtaaattatataatatttcacattattacagtttttactttattttgatcaaataaacaagccttggtgagcataagagacttatttaaaaacactaacattattgaaaaataattgaaaaactTTGAAATGGTAGTGTACCTcatttaatttgtgtatttgacacttatttaatttttatctaACTTTACTGTATCTAATCAAACAGAATACAGAGGCGTATTGAGCAGATGAAACGGTCGAGAAACAGTAAATATCAGACTTTTTATCAAActtttctcagatgtttctgtCATCATCTATTCCACATTAAAACACTGTTTGAGAGCACTGGATACATTGCACAacgtgcaaaaaaataataattcaccaTTCAACCAAAATAAACTTCAAACCAACTGATTATCAAAGGTTGCAGAACTACTAAACATCAAGCCTCAAATGTTCTTGTAAGTCAACCTCGTGCAAAGACATGTGAATGTCACAGTAAAGCGTTCCCACTCAGGGTATGAGGTATGAGATTTTTCCTCCAGGCATAAACGTATGACTGAACATACGTGTGAAGTCACACAACACTGGCTGCTTCTCAAGCCTCTTATCACTTACACATGCAAACTGCAATCTTGCACTGGTCTGACATACAAGTAAAAGCCACAATGAAAGGAAAACACTTGAGACTAATACAGCGCTCCTCTACTACAGATTAAAAACAATTCACTGCAGATTAAGGGCGATGTGAGGACAGCGACTGCAGCCTGACTGATTTGACCCACTGAACAGAAGACTGATGCGGAAGGAGAAACGAGCCTCTCCTCCCGTGATCACTCTAATGAAAGAGCTGCAGTGAACACACTGACACCGTCCTGAGATTCATAAAAAGGTCATCCAGATCAGGTTTCTAACAGACACAGCAAAGGCCAGGGCTGTGATTGCAACAGGAATGCCCACATGGTTCTGAACCGCAGTCTGGCTTTGCATTCATAACACTCCCACAGCTATAAAAATGACTGTGCATTCAGATATAGAGACTCAGTAATGCATGAAAGCCAAACTAGTGGTTTAAGATTAagaataatgaatgttttttttttttatgctcacTCTGCATTCATCGatcaaaaatagtacaattagtataattaaaaactgaaacacaATTTCAAATacgtgttttctattttaaatgttttaaaatgtatacataagttgaattttcagcatcattactccagtcttcagtgtaacatgatcctgcagaaatcatggcaatatgctaatttggtgctcagTTATTATCAATTAATATTAGTGCTAAATTGCTAtggtttgtattatttttaacattgaaaatcatttttgcagtttaatatttttgtggaaactgttttttttttttttagaaagtaaaaaaaaaaaaaaaaaatctgtgaaaatttttaacaaaattagagagatcataaaaaatgcatgttattttttatttaatactgtcctgagtaagttatttaacataaaagatgtttgcatatagtccacaagacaaacaaatagctgaaattattaaaataaccctcttcaaaagtttgggaacccttcgttcttaatactgtgtgtggtcgTCTGtatgatctatgactgtttttttgttttgtgacggttgttcatgagtcacttgtttgttctgaacagttaaaccaagcgctgttcttcagaaaaaccctcAAGTttctgcagattcttcagttttccagcatattttgcatatttgaaccctttccagcagtgactgtgtgattttgtggtccatcttttcacactgaggacaactgagggactcaaacacaactattaaaaaggttcaaacattcattgatgctccagaaggaaaaatgatgcattaagagtaggggggtgaaaatttttgaacaggatgaagacgTCAAAattgttcttattttgttgaaatataacttttttcccatttagtactgcccttcggaagcaacataagagacttgcatgtttcctggaagacaaattaagtacaatttaccttgatcttcaaattcaaaaatgctcttaatgcatcgtgtttccttctggagcatcagtgaatgtttgaaccttttttaataattgtgctctataatacaataatagtccctatatgtaaacttcttttatgtaaaatatcttactcaggacagtactaaataaaaaataacatgcattttgtatgatctctcttattttgttaaaatcattcacattttcacagattctgcaaggggttcccaaacttccgcatacataataaatgtctttacagtcacattattctgtttaatttaatgcatccttattgactatttatatatatgtgtatatatttaccccaaacttctgaatgttATTGTATCATGGTTTCTCCAAAACtattaatcagcacaactgttttcaacattgatgataatgaaTGTTTATagtcagcatgttagaatgatttctaaaggatcactctgtgacactgaagtaatgatgctgaaaattcagtaaattacattttaaaatatattgtaaaagcAAAGTTCCTTTTAATTGTAAgttaattttactgtattttgcactaaatacatgcaggcttgctgagcattacatttaaaaatgtaaaaaaatcaaactattCTAAATTGAGAATATGAGTACATACAAgtctttattcataataattaaaattcctTGAAAATGTTGTGGTAGAACTAAAAACATGCATGTGTTCCTCTACCTAATTTGTGTGTGGAAAATGCCACAGCATGAACACCACATACCACCGGACACTAGTTTGACCTGGCAAGCTCAAATAACCAGACCTGCGTCATATGGGCAGTTTCACTCTGACACACTTCAGCGCGCTGACAGGACCGATGCGGCACATACAGGACCCATATGCGCATATGGGTCTGTGATGTTCAATCGCACTAACAGAGCAACTTGTTTTCCCTACTGTTTGTGACGTCAGAGAGTCTCAATTACGCTCACATTTCaacctgccaaaaaaaaaaatgtcattctcATTTTCAGATCCAGGGTTTGTTTTTGGGATCTTCGTCCGATAAGCTCTGATACGGTCTCACGCGCACAATGAGCATACTGTAtatacaagcacacacacacactttacacGCAAGCACTGCATTTCAGTGACAGTAAGAATATGTTGTTTGTATATGGGCTGGAGATACAGATTGACAGATGAGCCTTCAAAGCCAGAGAAACACTGATCTGGGGTCAGATACGACTGTATTTCTTAGACTGGTAGTTGAGAACAGTGGAACGGTGAGAAACACAGACAGTCAATATCTTGTCTGATACACCCAGCCGCAACTTCCTGAATGCAGTTTTGCACTGCTGGTGACGAtgtctgtcacttttgaccttCAAGTGATGGGTAAACTAGCATCTAATACTAACATACTAAATATAGCACAACCCTGACAGAAGTCATTTTCAGATCAAGCAGCTTTCTGTCAGTCAACAGAGTGAATTTGCGTGAAAAACTTGAACTTGACACTAAATCTGTGTGGGGAACTTCTCCACCCTTAAACAATTTTTCAGATTCCATTGATTCCTAATAAAACGACTTGATTTTGCTTTCAAAATTTTGTTATCAACTGTAAATATGACCGCATCTTAAAGGTTTTGAGTGAAAATGTATCGAAATTTGCAACTGATGTTGGATAAACCTGTAAACACAATAAACCCATGCTTATCGGTCAAGATTTaagatcttaaaaaaaaaattctgtcacatTGTTCCATACctgtatgcatttctttcttttgttgaatagaaaataagatattttaaaaaatgttatgtttgctggcagccactgacttccatagtatggggACAAAAAATAGCTGTCGAACGATTaacgtgattaatcgcatccaaaataaaagtttttgtttaaatatacttttaaacataccatattttgcttaaatatatacatgcatttatatgcatttatacataatatatatacacagcacacacattatatattatgtaaacaaaaacttttattttggatgcgattaatcacgattaattgtttgacagcactagaaaaaaaaacactgttgatgtcaatggctaccagcaactgtgtGGTTTCcaacatttatcaaaatatcttcttttgtgttcaacaaaagaaagaaacacaggTTTGGAAGGTTTGGAACACCTGAAAAAACCCacacatttttgggtgaactaacccttttaaCAAAGATGTTTTCAACTCTTTCCAAAGGTGCATGTAAGGTCAGGGCAAGCTGTCACATTTCAGATGTTACTTTTATACTGCTGTTTGCTGAAAAGCCTATGTTAAGGTTAGTTATTTATAGTTATGGAAAGTTTCATTCTGACAACGTACCATAttagtgaccctggaccacaattttttttttaaattgagatttatacattatctgaagctgaataaataagctttctattgttgtatggtttgttacgttaggacaatatttggctgagatacaactatttgaaaatctggaatctgagggtgcaaaaaaaaatctaaatattgagaaaactgcctttaaagttgtccaaatgaagttcttagcaatgcatattagtaatcaaaaatcagttttgatatatttatggtaggaattttacaaaatatctccatggcacatgaactttatttaatatcctgatgatttttggcataaaagaaaaatcgatatttttgacccatacaatgtatttttggctattgctacaaatatacccgtgctacctatgactggttttatgcaAATAAACCGTATCTTATTTTCATGTGCAATaatgattaacatttaaagtagcTTAAGAGATTTTCTTTGTGTCTATACAGATATTAACAACCCTGAGATATGTTCACTGCAGTTAAAGTGTGACAGCTAtctcaaacaaaaacaatatttcacccataaatgaaaattctgtcatcactaacaccaccctcatgtcatttcaaaccagtATGACTTTTGGTATACTGCTACAAGACATATTTTTGAGTATTTTGAAGCATGAACAATTTGGTTGCACAATTGCTCTTCAAAATCTCCtcttatgttccacagaagaaagaaagtcatcgttttggaatgacatgagtatATGAGAACACAATTGTATTTCTTAAGCCCAGAAATGCCACCTCACCACTTCTCACTCACCTTGGTGCGGCCATTTATGACATAATTCCCCAGCTGTCCATTGGCCGCACTGCGCATAATGGACTCGTCGACGTGAGCCATGAGCCTTCCGATGTTCTCGCAGCCTGGTTCGTTACCTTCGACCCAGGCTATCTGGTCTCCGCGGATGTTCTTGGATGGGATGTTTTTTTGGCTGACCAACTGGCCACCTTTGAACTTCCCACTGTGATTTAGAGTCTCAACTTCCTCTAGAACCTTGCTGCCCAAGCGATCGCCCAGGAAGCCATCTTTGACGCAAATGCCGTAGTATTTCATACAGGGCACTATGTACTGCTGGGCCAGGTGCTCTGGAGACCAGCCCGCACTGGTGGCCACCGCAGAAGGTGCGGATCGCACCTCGGCCTCCCCTGGGGCCGTGTGGTTCACTGCAACTTTGTGCCCATTGTGACGGACACAACTGGAGGGCGACAAGGAGCCGCCGCAGTTTTTGTGTTGGTGATTGGTTGTGTGGGGCGCAACAGCCCGTGTGCTTTTATTTGAGTCTGTTTTGGAGTCTGTTTCAAGTCGCCTCCTTTTGCATTCAAGAGGAGGATGAGTAGGGTCCGTTCCGTTGGACATTTCTGAGGAGCCGCTAGAGCCGGACCCCGTTGCGGAACAACCACCATGAGCCCCAAAGTCTCTGCTTTCCTCATCTTTTCTCCTCTGGTGCTGGAGTTGTCTCAATCGCACATCTCCACAAGGCTTCTTCAAGGACCTGTCCAAAGTCCTGTCCCCATTCACTGCGAGGGCCCCATTGGGGGTCTCCGCCAGTCCGTTTACTTGTAAACACCCGCTTTGCGTCTGCTCAGGGACGTCATGATAACTTTCTTTTGCTGTGGGAGCAGGGGATACGACTCCTCCACCATTATACAAAGGCAAGCTGCTCTTCGACTCCTTCAGAAGCGTGATCCCGGATCCAGATCTAGATGCATGTCCTGCCAGCAGCTCCTCCGCCGTGGTCGCGTTCAGACCCATTGTACTCACCGTGTGAGCCTCACAAGAGCCATTGGTGACTCTCTCCTGTGGGGAACAGATACTCTCGCGTCCGTGTGTATTTAAAAGGTCCCTGTTTTCCAGTCTCTCCATGTCATTTCGTCTACTCCTGGATGCGCACGTAGCTCACGTCCAATCCTCATTTTCTGCAGAATCGGCTCTGCTCATGCCTGCCTGGCGGCGCTGTTATCACGAGCCTCCTCAGTAAACTTTCACAGTAGTACACCATAAATACGGCCCGTTATTAGTTGtttattatagaaataattATTAACTATTTTTCATGGCTGTTTATTTCCGGAGCGGGGCGTCTAAAGACAGAGAGTAACATCGGTTAAATCAATTAAACATTAATAGGCACGTTCAAACTAACGCACGTTACGATCTGCCCAGTCATACtctgtataattttaataatgtcataTGGATAGACGGAATTGTAGCGtaatgaaacaataaaatataatattaaacttTTGGTTGAAAGGGGGGAAAAAgcatttatcttcagaacaaagTCCAGACCTTCTTCACAAGCCTTCCTACAATAAAACGGCTAATTTAAAACGACGTGTATGTATACTGCaaatgttaaacattaaaataatttatatgagAAAATGTAAcgtatgcaataaaatacatttgtagatgcaactattttaatattcaaagtTTGAACGCTAAAAGCGTTGTACATAACGCTCtaacatatattttaacaaaaaaaaaaaaaaaaaaaaaagtgaaataaaatataattaaaccaGTACTGAATCCATTAGTTTAACACATATTTCTGTGAATATGTACGCTATTTGTATAATACCGTGCATTATGTAAACTGGTAAACATATATTAATTAACAGTCCATGAAGTTAAACCCACATTTTAACCACGAAGACAGAGCTATTGCCGTATTTTGGCGTACCGTACTTACCTCTATATGGTAAAGGCACTATAAAAGACCAGCAGCGGTTATAAAGAATTTCCGGTGTGCTCTCGCCCATATCCAATACACTCTCATTTTAGATGCTACAAGTAATTAAACCAACATTTTCACAGACAACACTGTAATTTCTGTCTCTACAATCCTTGGCGAACAAAGAGTAAGTGCGCTTCGTATCTGATAAAACACTGTGCGGGTGGCGAGATTAAGCATCCTACTATGGCCAAGGCCTAGCTCGTTAATATTAATTTACGATGCTCTTGAACCGTCCAATCAAGTggcctaattaatattcatgagtctTGTATTTTCCATAGTAGGATTGGTAAACTCGCTTCCGGGTATGATAGCGCACCCCTCcctccccttctctctctccatgAGCGGCTCTGTCACTTACACGTGCGCACATTCGCATCACGTGACCGTGGCCGCCACAATAACAACAGCGGCTCATAAGAATGTCGTACAAAATGTAGAAGTATGtatgaaataattatttcaagTTTCTATATAGAcgatatatatgatattttaattttttaatttaattttatattatcacCATGAAACATTGCTTTATGGGCATTTCATTATGTTccgattttattttatttttttatctaatgtCGGTGACAttaaaattgtaactttttatcatgccttcatcatttatttttagtactttttatcatgcattttatgtatagattttattgtcagacaattaaaaacacaaaataacaatgggaatataataataataataataataataataataataataataataataataacaacaatgcaaaaatatatttattaataagtataattatatataaactgtaaaatgtgcatataaataaatacattttctatatagaggatatatgtaatatttttattacttttattatgatttttatgtgTAGATTTTATTGTCTCAGGCAATTAAAAACACCAAATAACAAtgggataataataataataataataaccatcattatcataataataatgtataatgtatctattaataaatataattataaataaattgtaaaatattaatgatgaattatctatatttataatctaaataaattttCTATATagaggatatatatatatatatgaacttgCTTTATGGGCATTTCTTCACACTGTTATGTcgcacttttattattattatcattattttatttatttattttaatctattctACCTTTTGGTTACATGAAGGTcacattaaaattttattggAAACTTTTTATCAAgccttcattattttattacttttatttatttattttttatgtatagaTTTTATAGTCTCAGAtgattataaacacaaaataacaatggggatataattaataataataataacaatattagtaatgataataatgtaaaaagtttgcatcgttacactttcagataaacatcgtttactatttttaataattttttaacactgtggggaccgcaggccccaggttttcaggttttactatccttgttggtccccacaatgtagcaaaaacaagtacacacacacacacacacacacactgttttttCTCATGTCCCTCTAAGTAACTGACTCATTCTTCTCAATCTGCCATTTGGCCTAATAGTAATGCAATCTACCCATGATGAGTCACTGAATTCTGGTAATGCAATACAGGTCatcactttttagagtgtatgagATATGACAACTCCAAGAACAACCCACAACAGTGTTGTACTTTAAGAAATTCACAGTAAAACACAAACCTTGACCACATATTCAAAACTTCCAAGAGTTTATCTACTACAGCATTAGATACAAATGTCATAACTGTAAATAAACTACAGCATACGTGCATTTTCTGACATTTCAGGTAAAAAAGTTATAGTGGTTTGGATAAGTTATGATTTAACGTATTGGGTAAAGTAtctgtgtgttataaataaaatgttatcttttgcatgtttgttcatgttaataaCAGAAATGGCCATGGTAAAGCAAAAAGATATGAGGGCAATGACATTAATATGTGTATGGTTTGTGTGTCTGTTGTCTGACCCTTATCTTCACGCTGTTTT
Proteins encoded in this region:
- the egln2 gene encoding prolyl hydroxylase EGLN2 — protein: MERLENRDLLNTHGRESICSPQERVTNGSCEAHTVSTMGLNATTAEELLAGHASRSGSGITLLKESKSSLPLYNGGGVVSPAPTAKESYHDVPEQTQSGCLQVNGLAETPNGALAVNGDRTLDRSLKKPCGDVRLRQLQHQRRKDEESRDFGAHGGCSATGSGSSGSSEMSNGTDPTHPPLECKRRRLETDSKTDSNKSTRAVAPHTTNHQHKNCGGSLSPSSCVRHNGHKVAVNHTAPGEAEVRSAPSAVATSAGWSPEHLAQQYIVPCMKYYGICVKDGFLGDRLGSKVLEEVETLNHSGKFKGGQLVSQKNIPSKNIRGDQIAWVEGNEPGCENIGRLMAHVDESIMRSAANGQLGNYVINGRTKAMVACYPGNGTGYVRHVDNPNGDGRCITCIYYLNKNWDAKVNGGLLQIFPEGRNVVASIEPLFDRLLIFWSDRRNPHEVKPAFAMRYAITVWYFDAKERAEAKEKYKLAVGQKGVKVPVTQSSKT